In a single window of the Arachis hypogaea cultivar Tifrunner chromosome 6, arahy.Tifrunner.gnm2.J5K5, whole genome shotgun sequence genome:
- the LOC112696127 gene encoding peroxidase 15: MFCSIILSVLITTLVHESNAQLSSSFYSSTCPNVSSIVRSVVQQALQSDPRIGASLTRLHFHDCFVNGCDASVLLDQGGNITLSEKGAVPNNNSARGFDVVDKIKSAVENSCPGVVSCADILALAAEASVSLGGGPSWNVVLGRRDGVIANQSGANNSIPTPFESLANITAKFAAVGLNITDLVALSGAHTFGRAQCRFFNQRLFNWSGTGSPDPTLSPSYVASLQQRCPQNGSSGTTLNNLDPSSPDTFDNNYFSNLINNRGLLQTDQELFSSNNTVTISLVNSFAGNQTAFFEAFVQSMINMANISPLTAPQGQIRSNCRKLN; this comes from the exons ATGTTTTGTTCCATAATTTTGTCAGTGCTAATAACAACACTTGTTCATGAATCAAATGCTCAATTGAGTTCAAGCTTCTACAGCAGCACATGCCCCAACGTGTCTTCCATTGTGAGAAGTGTAGTTCAGCAAGCTTTGCAATCTGATCCTCGCATTGGCGCAAGCCTAACTCGCCTTCATTTCCATGATTGCTTTGTTAAT GGGTGTGATGCATCAGTTTTGTTGGACCAAGGTGGCAACATAACACTGAGCGAGAAGGGTGCAGTTCCAAACAATAATTCAGCTCGTGGGTTTGATGTAGTTGATAAAATTAAGAGTGCTGTTGAAAATTCATGCCCTGGTGTTGTGTCTTGTGCTGACATTCTTGCTCTTGCGGCTGAAGCTTCTGTCTCTCTG GGAGGAGGTCCTTCATGGAACGTTGTTCTTGGGAGAAGGGATGGTGTAATTGCAAACCAATCAGGAGCGAATAATTCGATTCCAACTCCATTTGAAAGCTTAGCGAACATCACAGCAAAATTTGCTGCTGTTGGACTCAATATAACTGATCTCGTTGCATTATCCG GTGCACACACATTCGGGCGAGCACAATGTAGATTTTTCAACCAGAGACTGTTCAACTGGAGCGGCACAGGGAGCCCTGATCCCACTCTGAGCCCGTCGTATGTGGCGAGCCTTCAGCAGAGGTGTCCGCAGAATGGAAGCAGTGGGACCACACTCAACAACCTGGACCCTTCATCTCCGGACACCTTCGACAACAACTACTTCTCGAACCTCATCAACAACCGTGGCCTCCTCCAGACGGATCAGGAGCTCTTCTCCTCCAACAACACCGTCACCATCTCCCTCGTAAACAGCTTCGCCGGCAACCAAACCGCCTTCTTCGAAGCCTTTGTTCAGTCCATGATCAACATGGCCAACATTAGCCCTTTGACTGCACCCCAGGGTCAAATCAGGTCCAATTGTAGGAAACTCAATTAG
- the LOC112696128 gene encoding uncharacterized protein, protein MAEETSDAMNLDLNLGPGPDPTISTDGLNLDDWIEEPLQRISEAVRLRGRQRWRWRHIPIPPPEVPLHLPPEAPRQFHIPPEARNISMELNQFLVNSGQGGALQAGEGSVAAEERTEVAPKACENNNGVMDDAALEKKDDDEKSGGTDGDFFDCNICLDLARDPVVTCCGHLFCWPCLYRWLHLHSDAKECPVCKGEVTFKNVTPIYGRGNSVRTAEDDPTLKVPLRPPARRVESLRQTIQRTAFALPVEEMIRRLGSRIDLTRDLLHPHEPDNARETAERTSSLLSRFLTSRGIRREQNIGAPADDVVGLSHNNVNVNVNVNNHEAGDNRRAQSLLLRRTQSHRATLSTLSSALNSAERLVEAYFRSHPLGRNQEQPPPVDDRDSFSSIGAVINSESQVDTAVEIDSMVSLSTSSSRRRNDASRVSDVDSGDSRAPRRRRLN, encoded by the coding sequence ATGGCGGAAGAGACTTCGGATGCTATGAACCTTGATTTGAATCTGGGTCCAGGCCCTGACCCAACCATATCAACTGATGGTCTGAACTTGGATGATTGGATTGAGGAGCCTCTTCAGAGAATCAGTGAAGCTGTGAGGCTCAGGGGGAGGCAACGGTGGAGGTGGCGGCATATCCCTATACCTCCTCCCGAAGTTCCGCTTCACCTTCCCCCGGAAGCCCCTAGGCAATTTCATATACCCCCTGAAGCAAGGAACATCTCAATGGAATTGAACCAGTTTTTGGTTAATTCTGGTCAAGGGGGTGCATTGCAGGCTGGTGAAGGCAGTGTGGCAGCTGAGGAAAGGACGGAGGTGGCACCAAAAGCTTGTGAGAACAACAATGGTGTTATGGATGATGCGGCTTTGGAGAAgaaggatgatgatgagaaaagtgGTGGCACTGATGGGGACTTCTTTGATTGTAATATCTGTTTAGACCTGGCCAGGGATCCTGTTGTGACTTGCTGTGGTCATTTGTTCTGTTGGCCGTGCCTGTATCGATGGCTGCATCTGCACTCGGATGCCAAGGAGTGTCCGGTTTGTAAAGGAGAGGTGACTTTCAAGAATGTTACACCAATATATGGTCGTGGAAATAGTGTCCGCACTGCTGAGGACGATCCCACCCTGAAAGTCCCTCTGAGGCCCCCAGCCAGGCGTGTCGAGAGTCTGAGACAAACCATTCAGAGAACTGCATTTGCACTCCCTGTGGAAGAGATGATTCGTCGTCTTGGAAGCAGGATTGATCTCACTAGGGATTTACTTCACCCGCATGAACCAGACAATGCCCGTGAAACAGCAGAAAGAACTAGTTCATTGCTAAGTAGGTTTTTGACATCTCGAGGTATAAGGAGAGAGCAAAACATTGGGGCTCCTGCAGATGACGTAGTGGGTTTGTCGCATAATAATGTTAATGTTAATGTTAATGTTAATAATCATGAGGCTGGGGATAATCGCAGGGCCCAATCCCTTCTACTTAGAAGAACACAGTCACATAGGGCAACACTTTCTACCCTTTCATCAGCACTGAATTCTGCTGAAAGGCTAGTTGAGGCATATTTCCGTAGCCATCCATTAGGTAGAAACCAAGAGCAGCCTCCTCCAGTTGATGATAGAGATTCCTTTTCAAGCATCGGTGCCGTCATCAATTCAGAGAGTCAGGTGGACACTGCTGTAGAAATTGATTCCATGGTATCCTTGTCAACATCCTCTTCTAGGAGGAGAAATGATGCTTCAAGAGTGTCTGATGTGGATAGTGGAGACTCTCGCGCTCCAAGGCGCAGACGTTTGAACTGA